The genomic stretch TGTCCGGGTTGTAGGCCTCGGGCGGCCAGTCCTTGCCACCCCACAGCGACGGACAGAAGCTCACCGTCTTGCCCGTGCCCGGCCGGTGCTCTTCTGCATAGGTGGGGCGGCCCGTCTTCGGATCGATGCTCTTGAACACGTTCTGATCCACAAACGGCCACGCATCGACGAAGCCGATCTTGCCGCCTTTCTCGCGGTCGAGCAGCCACAGGTAACCGTTGCGTGCGGCATGGACCAGGGACTTCACCTTGCGTCCCTTGTAATCGATGTCGATCAGCAGCGGTGCGGACACCTCGTCCCAGTCCCAGGCATCGTTCCAGTGATACTGGTGGTGGCCCTTGAGCTTGCCGGTATCGACGTCGAGCGCGATGGTCGAGTTAACATAGAGGTTGTCGCCTGCCCGGGTGTCGGGCATCCACGGTCCGGCATTGCCCACGCCCCAGTAGGCGATGTTGGTGTCGCTGTCGTAGGAGCCGGTGATCCACACCGATCCGCCGCCATGCTTGTACGTCCCCTCAGGCCAGGTTTCACCGCCGGGTTCGCCCGGTGCCGGCACGGTAAAGGTCCGCCAGGCTTCCTTGCCGGTCTCGGCATCGAAGGCCGCGACAAAACCCCGGATGCCGTATTCGCCACCGGAGGAGCCGACCATGATCTTGCCCTTGGCCGCCAGCGGTGCGAGCGTCATGTAGTAGCCGGCCTTCCAGTCGGCCACCTGGGTGCGCCAGATCTCCTTGCCGGTCTTGGCATCGAGTGCAATCAGGTTGGCATCGGTGGTGGCCAGGTAGAGCCGGTCGCCATAGAGCGCCACGCCACGGTTGGTCGGGTGCAGCTGCTGCAGTTCCTCGGGAATCGACTTCTTGTAGCGCCACAGCTCCTTGCCCGTGGCCGCCTCGAAGGCAATGACCTGATTGTTCGGCGTGGTCACGTACATATAGCCGTTGTTGACCATCGGCGGTGACTGGTGTCCCTCGGTCATCCCGGTGGAATACGACCAGGCCAGCGTCAGCTTGCTGATGTTTTCCGAAGTGATCTGCTTGAGGGGGCTGAAGCCCCAGCCTGCGTAGTTGCCCCGATACGACAGCCAGTTATTGGCCTCGGGCTGCTCCAGTCTCTTGTCGCTCACGGACGCGTAGGGCGGCAGCGCGGCCATGGCCACTGCGGGCGCCAATGCCAGTGCGAAAGCGAGGGGTTTCAGGTTCTTGTACATGTGGTGTCTCCTCCAGTCCTTGCGGTGGATCGTGCTGAAAAAAGCGGGGGGCTTGCGTTAGAGCGTCGCGCCGGGTCGTGACGTGAAGGCGTCGGCGACGACCAGCTGACCGCCTTCAAGGCGCAGCGGCAGCATCGGCAGATTGCGCGGCGCGGGGCCTGAGACAACTTCTCCGCGGTGCGTCGGCCGGAAGGTCGAGAAATGGCAAAAGCAGAACAGGACGTTTTCGGTCGGGTTGTACTCGGCCAGGTCACACCCCTGGTGGGTGCACACGGCGGAGTAGGCAAGCACGCCGTCTGCA from Parazoarcus communis encodes the following:
- a CDS encoding methanol/ethanol family PQQ-dependent dehydrogenase, translated to MYKNLKPLAFALALAPAVAMAALPPYASVSDKRLEQPEANNWLSYRGNYAGWGFSPLKQITSENISKLTLAWSYSTGMTEGHQSPPMVNNGYMYVTTPNNQVIAFEAATGKELWRYKKSIPEELQQLHPTNRGVALYGDRLYLATTDANLIALDAKTGKEIWRTQVADWKAGYYMTLAPLAAKGKIMVGSSGGEYGIRGFVAAFDAETGKEAWRTFTVPAPGEPGGETWPEGTYKHGGGSVWITGSYDSDTNIAYWGVGNAGPWMPDTRAGDNLYVNSTIALDVDTGKLKGHHQYHWNDAWDWDEVSAPLLIDIDYKGRKVKSLVHAARNGYLWLLDREKGGKIGFVDAWPFVDQNVFKSIDPKTGRPTYAEEHRPGTGKTVSFCPSLWGGKDWPPEAYNPDTGLLYIPANNHLCSELTGEPTKYQKGQLYLGVSLQNVLTNVRMTEESRQSVGEVQAWDLKTGKKVWTHTYPEMNWGPLLTTAGNLVFGGGTNDRMFRAFDASNGKMLWQYPAPSGVTGVPSSFEVDGEQYIAVQAGWGVDAQRMQGAFDAVLPHKTVVPQGGVVMVFKLAK